In one window of Halomarina pelagica DNA:
- a CDS encoding bacterio-opsin activator domain-containing protein encodes MATVTRAKIPAQEFALYETLRAVPDVEFECERLVESGEGVVMPLLWARGADPETLNEAFETDPSVSNVRLVGEFDEELLYRMNWIEQVHLVLQMLTTLHATVMDAYGDDQWWHLRVLFPDRAALSRTNDFCESRGLTFEVVHVREMRDDPVGRFGLTNEQYEALTMACERGYFRVPRETGLDALADDLDISHQALSERLRRGTEALVEETLLISPLTGRR; translated from the coding sequence ATGGCGACGGTCACGAGGGCGAAGATCCCTGCACAGGAGTTCGCACTGTACGAAACGCTCCGTGCGGTTCCCGACGTCGAGTTCGAGTGCGAGCGACTCGTGGAGAGCGGGGAGGGAGTCGTGATGCCGCTCCTCTGGGCGCGAGGGGCCGACCCGGAGACGCTGAACGAGGCGTTCGAAACGGATCCGAGCGTGAGCAACGTCAGGCTCGTCGGGGAGTTCGACGAGGAACTCCTCTACCGGATGAACTGGATCGAGCAGGTCCACCTGGTGCTCCAGATGCTGACGACGCTCCACGCGACCGTGATGGACGCGTACGGGGACGACCAGTGGTGGCACCTGCGCGTCCTCTTTCCCGATCGCGCCGCGCTCTCCCGGACGAACGACTTCTGCGAGTCGCGGGGTCTCACGTTCGAGGTCGTCCACGTCCGCGAGATGCGCGACGACCCGGTCGGTCGCTTCGGCCTGACGAACGAGCAGTACGAGGCGCTGACGATGGCGTGCGAACGCGGCTACTTCCGGGTACCGCGGGAGACGGGGCTCGACGCGCTGGCCGACGACCTCGACATCTCCCACCAGGCGCTCTCCGAGCGACTCCGTCGGGGCACCGAGGCCCTCGTCGAGGAGACCCTTCTGATCAGCCCGCTCACGGGGCGACGGTAG
- a CDS encoding DNA-directed RNA polymerase subunit D, translating into MSDFDVEFIDRGEREARFLVRGVTPAFANGIRRAMLADVPTMSIDTVRVIENSSVMFDEMIGLRLGLVPLTTPPGEYELGETVTLALDVEGPATAYSGDLVSSDGLVKPADGNVPIIDLKENQRLEVEAEATLDRGKEHAKFQGGVAIGYRHLQRVEVVGDRAEFADDEPQIVRGVVEEDGELVPTETFDNDLRERYPDEEVEVHDVPNAFVFHVETDGSMSVEELVLAAVDSLYDRADELVRAVQL; encoded by the coding sequence ATGAGCGACTTCGACGTGGAGTTCATCGACCGCGGCGAACGCGAGGCGCGGTTCCTCGTACGGGGGGTGACCCCGGCGTTCGCCAACGGCATCCGCCGGGCGATGCTCGCGGACGTGCCCACGATGTCCATCGACACCGTGCGCGTCATCGAGAACTCGTCGGTGATGTTCGACGAGATGATCGGCCTGCGGCTGGGGCTGGTTCCCCTGACGACGCCGCCGGGCGAGTACGAACTGGGCGAGACGGTGACGCTGGCGCTCGACGTCGAGGGACCGGCGACGGCCTACTCGGGCGACCTCGTCTCCAGCGACGGGCTGGTGAAACCCGCGGACGGGAACGTACCCATCATCGACCTGAAGGAGAACCAGCGCCTCGAAGTGGAGGCCGAAGCCACGCTCGACCGCGGCAAGGAACACGCGAAGTTCCAGGGCGGCGTCGCCATCGGGTACCGCCACCTCCAGCGCGTCGAGGTCGTCGGCGATCGCGCCGAGTTCGCCGACGACGAGCCCCAGATCGTACGGGGCGTCGTCGAGGAGGACGGCGAACTCGTCCCGACGGAGACGTTCGACAACGACCTCCGAGAGCGGTACCCGGACGAGGAGGTCGAGGTGCACGACGTTCCGAACGCGTTCGTGTTCCACGTCGAGACGGACGGGTCGATGAGCGTCGAGGAACTCGTCCTCGCGGCCGTCGACTCCCTGTACGACCGGGCCGACGAGCTGGTCCGGGCGGTCCAGCTGTAG
- a CDS encoding 30S ribosomal protein S11, producing the protein MSQESDGRWAIAHVHASFNNTIITVTDETGAETLAKSSGGSVVKQNRDEASPYAAMQMADRVAEDVMAQGITGVHVRVRGPGGNLQKNPGPGAQATIRALARAGLEIGRIEDVTPIPHDGTRPPKNSGF; encoded by the coding sequence ATGAGTCAGGAATCAGACGGGCGATGGGCCATCGCTCACGTGCACGCATCGTTCAACAACACGATCATCACCGTCACGGACGAGACGGGCGCGGAGACGCTCGCGAAGTCCTCCGGCGGGTCGGTCGTGAAGCAGAACCGGGACGAGGCGTCGCCGTACGCCGCCATGCAGATGGCAGACCGCGTCGCGGAGGACGTCATGGCGCAGGGCATCACCGGCGTCCACGTCCGCGTCCGCGGCCCCGGCGGCAACCTGCAGAAGAACCCCGGCCCGGGGGCGCAGGCGACGATCCGCGCGCTCGCACGCGCCGGACTGGAGATCGGCCGCATCGAGGACGTCACGCCCATCCCGCACGACGGAACGCGCCCGCCGAAGAACAGCGGGTTCTAA
- a CDS encoding PKD domain-containing protein, protein MVGLTARRLLILASVLSLSVTPAVGLAPDERPLADAGLDQRVERGATVILDATGSRDPGGHIDRYEWAIRTPSNRSVEPRDPTDPRTTFVASETGRYEVTVTVTDDDGNDASDTLYVYVSEAPSAPPTPPTPRPPSSGPPSATPPSPAPPASDPPTSPPIAAGREPTIDGPTLVTGARPLRGSYELDVDGGWGAIDAVRWIVDGRTVGSGRQRTRAWEPGLHQLRAVVTYVDGSTTTARFPDGTTDVVADPKPTLSLPNLRRMGAISGTADASDGFGNLERVQVTVTRLGTETATMNPSDVRARESDSYSLSFDWSEYDPKRNYTLTATAIDARGQTATVTRTLSPVGTPELVSAEFVNGPVDSYHDRIDPGRYTAHHVVKIALNGADPDRVYVDLRAKASTKVFTVTRKKEVVEDGILEVHSYWAGLEPGDYTVISNFDYYGYDETVRSSDDLSEFSVTPSPPEIRFRTLNDGTSGGYVEPIKIDASGSFDPDGSDLRFGWKLGAKPITPDNTTAVLSFWDNGQLVLKDGQGQTAIQTWSAHAGLVPEILDSETRVRSIPVQWRTTYRDRYEPYAPFTKLRVRVQTEPVHLRRETADISIGAKLDGSAGEIVEWREVPFVAMRGAPGDDPGGENAVYYEGVIEIEAGDLAARGLRPTLVLFNEARPGYVRERYRLPTVSVTHLNETRREELWVSKLSYVIEKPIEARILAESRDEARRLRSYGFTVEDVTTDVSEYQIERRVKVRDAKYETREKLFDQRWQRRLFVDEHPEWSVAGAETLTWREPYTDIEWRRTRGDAFTGDTRRVQESPAIYITERQYEYWTTETAVREVDSRQCLPWIGCYTVTTTRRVSWEEQHTYWSIAPRSYSHDPTGRTRRHLLRPAEYVTEYEHEYTRWRTVSDTRYKAVSRELVHGAKYEWRAYRTVSSDRMAWRLVKNQENFRIGGTVRDRTWILVREGHERVVRPAYEDPMTVRETRATVRGVIVRYHTSDTDPDLTREVIDSFETKFTGDGLLSKEEIKDRIRRNYDSYEP, encoded by the coding sequence ATGGTTGGACTCACCGCTCGACGTCTCCTGATCCTCGCCTCCGTACTGTCACTATCTGTCACACCCGCCGTCGGACTCGCACCGGACGAACGACCCCTGGCCGACGCCGGGCTCGACCAGCGAGTCGAACGGGGAGCGACCGTCATCCTCGACGCGACGGGGTCGCGCGATCCTGGCGGCCACATCGACCGGTACGAGTGGGCGATACGAACCCCGTCGAACCGGAGCGTCGAACCGAGGGATCCGACGGATCCACGCACCACGTTCGTAGCGAGTGAAACTGGTCGGTACGAGGTGACAGTGACCGTCACCGACGACGACGGAAACGACGCCTCCGACACGCTCTACGTCTACGTGAGCGAAGCACCGTCCGCTCCGCCCACGCCACCGACGCCTCGGCCTCCCTCGTCCGGCCCGCCGTCCGCCACGCCACCGTCGCCCGCTCCCCCGGCGTCCGATCCGCCGACGAGCCCGCCGATCGCGGCGGGTCGTGAGCCGACGATCGATGGCCCGACGCTCGTCACCGGCGCGCGACCGCTCCGGGGGAGCTACGAGTTAGACGTGGACGGCGGCTGGGGTGCGATCGACGCCGTCCGCTGGATCGTCGACGGACGGACGGTCGGTTCGGGACGCCAGCGTACGCGCGCCTGGGAACCGGGGCTCCACCAACTCCGTGCCGTCGTCACCTACGTCGACGGTTCGACGACGACGGCACGCTTCCCCGACGGAACGACCGACGTCGTCGCCGATCCGAAACCGACGCTCTCGCTCCCGAACCTCCGTCGTATGGGGGCAATCTCCGGGACCGCAGACGCGAGCGACGGGTTCGGTAATCTCGAACGCGTCCAGGTGACGGTGACTCGCCTCGGGACGGAGACGGCGACGATGAACCCGAGCGACGTTCGAGCCCGAGAGAGCGACTCGTACTCGCTCTCGTTCGACTGGAGCGAGTACGATCCGAAGCGGAACTACACGCTGACCGCGACGGCGATCGACGCCCGCGGGCAGACGGCGACGGTGACCCGAACGCTCTCGCCGGTAGGAACCCCCGAACTCGTCTCCGCGGAGTTCGTGAACGGACCGGTCGATTCGTACCACGATCGGATCGATCCGGGGCGGTACACGGCACACCACGTCGTGAAGATCGCGTTGAACGGGGCGGATCCGGATCGGGTGTACGTGGACCTACGAGCTAAAGCTTCGACTAAGGTATTTACGGTCACCCGAAAGAAGGAGGTCGTCGAAGACGGAATTCTCGAGGTTCATTCGTATTGGGCAGGGCTCGAACCGGGTGATTACACTGTCATCTCCAATTTCGATTACTACGGTTACGACGAAACGGTGCGTTCGTCTGACGATCTGTCGGAATTCTCTGTGACACCGAGTCCCCCCGAGATCAGATTCCGGACGTTGAACGATGGAACGAGCGGAGGGTACGTCGAGCCGATCAAGATCGACGCGAGCGGTTCGTTCGATCCGGATGGGAGTGATCTCAGGTTCGGATGGAAATTGGGCGCTAAGCCGATAACCCCTGACAATACGACGGCGGTATTGAGCTTCTGGGATAATGGGCAACTTGTATTAAAGGACGGCCAAGGTCAAACAGCGATCCAGACGTGGAGCGCACACGCCGGACTTGTCCCCGAAATACTCGACAGTGAGACCCGTGTACGGTCGATTCCCGTACAGTGGCGCACTACGTATCGCGATCGATACGAACCATACGCTCCGTTTACGAAACTCCGCGTTCGCGTACAAACGGAACCCGTTCATCTCCGTCGGGAGACGGCGGACATATCGATCGGTGCGAAACTGGACGGTTCAGCGGGGGAGATCGTAGAATGGCGCGAGGTGCCGTTCGTGGCAATGAGGGGTGCCCCTGGCGATGATCCAGGCGGTGAGAACGCCGTGTACTACGAGGGCGTGATCGAGATTGAAGCGGGCGATCTGGCCGCCCGGGGACTGCGACCGACGCTGGTTCTGTTCAACGAGGCGCGGCCGGGGTACGTCCGCGAACGATATCGTCTCCCCACCGTTTCGGTGACGCATCTCAACGAGACGCGCCGCGAGGAGTTGTGGGTCTCGAAACTGAGCTACGTGATCGAAAAGCCCATCGAAGCCCGGATACTGGCGGAGAGCCGCGATGAAGCGCGGCGGCTCCGGTCCTACGGGTTTACCGTGGAGGATGTTACGACGGACGTGAGCGAATATCAGATCGAGCGGCGGGTGAAGGTACGGGACGCGAAGTACGAGACGCGGGAGAAACTGTTCGACCAGCGTTGGCAGCGTCGGCTGTTCGTCGACGAACATCCGGAATGGAGTGTAGCCGGAGCGGAGACGCTGACGTGGAGAGAACCGTACACCGATATCGAGTGGCGACGCACTCGCGGTGATGCGTTCACGGGGGACACTCGACGCGTTCAGGAGTCCCCCGCGATCTATATCACAGAGCGACAGTATGAGTACTGGACGACGGAAACTGCGGTTCGAGAGGTCGACAGCAGGCAGTGTCTCCCCTGGATCGGTTGCTACACGGTCACGACCACCAGGCGCGTATCGTGGGAAGAGCAGCACACGTACTGGTCGATCGCTCCGCGGTCGTACTCGCACGACCCCACGGGTCGAACTCGACGCCACCTCCTGCGACCTGCCGAATACGTCACGGAGTACGAACACGAGTATACGAGATGGCGTACCGTCTCCGATACGCGATACAAGGCAGTATCGCGTGAACTGGTTCACGGAGCGAAATACGAGTGGCGGGCGTATCGAACTGTCTCGAGTGATCGCATGGCGTGGCGACTCGTGAAGAACCAGGAGAACTTCCGGATCGGCGGTACCGTCCGGGATCGAACGTGGATACTGGTTCGAGAGGGACACGAACGAGTGGTGAGACCCGCGTACGAGGACCCGATGACGGTGAGAGAAACGCGCGCCACCGTCCGCGGCGTGATCGTTCGGTACCACACGAGCGATACCGACCCGGATCTGACCCGCGAGGTGATCGATTCGTTCGAGACGAAATTCACGGGCGATGGCCTCCTCTCGAAGGAGGAGATCAAGGACCGAATCCGCCGGAACTACGACTCATACGAGCCTTGA
- a CDS encoding Mrp/NBP35 family ATP-binding protein, giving the protein MNREDVLDRLRSVDDPDLGDDIVSLGLVNDVTVDDGSARVSLALGAPYSPTETAIANEVREALADTGLDLELTADVDRGVSPEEQVLPGVKNIVAVASGKGGVGKSTAAVNLAAGLADMGARVGLFDADIYGPNVPRMVSADERPRATEDETLIPPERFGVKLMSMAFLVGEDDPVIWRGPMVHKIITQLWDDVEWGDLDYMVVDLPPGTGDTQLTLLQSVPLAGAVIVTTPQEVALDDARKALRMFGKHDTAVLGVLENMSSFRCPDCGSTHPIFGEGGGRRFADEVDMPFLGEVPLDPAVREGGDSGAPVVLDEDSETGAAFRRFVERTANNVGIVHRRRTSQANQAHQFDQPQR; this is encoded by the coding sequence ATGAATAGAGAGGACGTCCTCGATCGCCTCCGGAGCGTCGACGATCCCGACCTCGGCGACGACATCGTCTCGCTCGGGCTGGTCAACGACGTTACGGTCGACGACGGCTCCGCCCGCGTCTCGCTCGCGCTCGGCGCGCCCTACTCGCCGACGGAGACCGCCATCGCGAACGAGGTGCGCGAGGCGCTCGCGGACACCGGTCTCGACCTGGAACTCACGGCCGACGTCGACCGCGGCGTCTCGCCGGAGGAACAGGTCCTTCCCGGCGTGAAGAACATCGTCGCCGTCGCCTCCGGGAAGGGCGGCGTCGGAAAGAGCACCGCGGCGGTGAACCTCGCCGCGGGACTCGCCGATATGGGCGCTCGGGTCGGCCTCTTCGACGCGGACATCTACGGGCCGAACGTCCCCCGGATGGTCAGCGCCGACGAACGGCCGCGCGCGACGGAAGACGAGACCCTCATTCCGCCGGAGCGTTTCGGCGTGAAGCTGATGAGCATGGCGTTCCTCGTCGGCGAGGACGATCCCGTCATCTGGCGCGGACCGATGGTCCACAAGATCATCACGCAGCTCTGGGACGACGTCGAGTGGGGCGACCTCGACTACATGGTCGTGGACCTCCCGCCCGGGACGGGCGACACGCAACTCACGCTCCTCCAGAGCGTCCCGCTCGCGGGTGCCGTCATCGTCACGACGCCCCAGGAGGTCGCGCTCGACGACGCCCGCAAAGCGCTGCGCATGTTCGGCAAACACGACACCGCCGTCCTCGGCGTCCTCGAGAACATGAGTTCGTTCCGATGTCCCGACTGCGGCAGTACCCATCCCATCTTCGGCGAGGGGGGCGGGCGGCGCTTCGCCGACGAGGTCGACATGCCCTTCCTCGGCGAGGTCCCCCTCGATCCCGCCGTCCGCGAGGGCGGCGATTCCGGCGCGCCGGTCGTCCTCGACGAGGACAGCGAGACCGGTGCCGCGTTCCGACGGTTCGTCGAACGGACCGCGAACAACGTCGGCATCGTCCACCGCCGCCGGACCAGTCAGGCGAATCAGGCCCACCAGTTCGATCAGCCCCAGCGATGA
- a CDS encoding 50S ribosomal protein L18e, producing the protein MNKTNPRLQSLIADCKAAARSGAAVWGDVAERLEKPRRTHAEVNLGRIERYAREEETVIIPGKVLGSGALRKDVTVAAVDFSGTARTKISQVGEAIDLEQALEQNPDGANVRVIR; encoded by the coding sequence ATGAACAAGACGAACCCGAGACTCCAGAGTCTCATCGCCGACTGTAAGGCCGCCGCGCGCAGCGGGGCGGCCGTGTGGGGCGACGTCGCCGAGCGGCTCGAGAAGCCCCGGCGCACGCACGCGGAGGTCAACCTCGGGCGTATCGAGCGGTACGCCAGGGAAGAGGAGACCGTCATCATCCCCGGCAAGGTCCTCGGCAGCGGCGCGCTCCGCAAGGACGTGACCGTCGCCGCCGTCGACTTCTCCGGGACGGCCCGCACGAAGATCAGTCAGGTCGGTGAGGCCATCGACCTCGAACAGGCACTCGAACAGAACCCCGACGGCGCGAACGTGCGGGTGATCCGATGA
- a CDS encoding 30S ribosomal protein S4 produces MALGQNTKRYETPNHPFQGERIAEEAGLVGRYGLKNKEELWRSQSQLRDYRREARSLLGRTMGDPEAAGEEASEFLESLKRKGILGGEDGLDDVLSLDITDVLERRLQTVAYRKGLASTPQQARQFIVHGHVTVDGHRVTTPSYTVLVEEEDGITFDETSPLADDLHPARAEGQE; encoded by the coding sequence ATGGCGCTCGGACAGAACACCAAGCGCTACGAGACGCCGAATCACCCCTTCCAGGGCGAGCGCATCGCCGAGGAGGCCGGTCTCGTCGGGCGCTACGGCCTGAAGAACAAGGAGGAACTCTGGCGGAGCCAGTCGCAGCTGCGCGACTACCGCCGCGAGGCCCGGAGCCTGCTCGGTCGGACGATGGGCGACCCCGAGGCCGCGGGCGAGGAGGCGAGCGAGTTCCTCGAGAGCCTGAAGCGCAAGGGCATCCTCGGCGGCGAGGACGGCCTCGACGACGTCCTGAGCCTCGACATCACGGACGTGCTGGAGCGCCGCCTCCAGACCGTCGCGTACCGAAAGGGACTGGCGAGCACGCCGCAGCAGGCGCGACAGTTCATCGTCCACGGTCACGTCACCGTCGACGGTCACCGCGTCACCACCCCGTCGTACACCGTCCTCGTCGAGGAGGAGGACGGCATCACGTTCGACGAGACGAGCCCGCTGGCGGACGATCTGCACCCCGCCCGGGCGGAGGGTCAAGAGTAA
- a CDS encoding 30S ribosomal protein S9: protein MVTNTSGKKKTAVARATVREGQGRVRINAQPVELVEPEMARLKMLEPFRIASENLRDGVDVEVSVSGGGITGQADAVRTAIARGLVEHSNDAELRDAYMTFDRSLLVNDVRQSESKKWGGPGARARYQKSYR, encoded by the coding sequence ATGGTAACCAACACGAGCGGCAAGAAGAAGACCGCCGTCGCCCGCGCCACGGTCCGCGAGGGCCAGGGCCGGGTGCGAATCAACGCACAGCCCGTCGAACTCGTCGAGCCGGAGATGGCTCGGCTGAAGATGCTCGAACCGTTCCGCATCGCGAGCGAGAACCTCCGCGACGGCGTGGACGTGGAGGTGAGCGTCTCCGGCGGCGGCATCACCGGACAGGCCGACGCCGTCCGCACCGCCATCGCGCGGGGGCTGGTCGAGCACTCGAACGACGCGGAGCTGCGCGACGCGTACATGACGTTCGACCGCTCGCTGCTGGTGAACGACGTGCGCCAGTCCGAGTCGAAGAAGTGGGGCGGTCCCGGCGCGCGAGCGCGGTACCAGAAATCCTACCGCTGA
- a CDS encoding tyrosine--tRNA ligase, whose product MDTAERRELVTRYTEEVVTEEELAEVLSREEPRAYIGYAPTGEMHIGHFTTIRKLADFLRAGVDVTVLVADLHAHLDDEKSPFDLLDARAEYYRVAIEAMIDAAGADGEEIEFVQGREFELDRPYTLDLYRMIADTTISRAQRAGSEVVRQSDNPKLGGLVYTLMQSLDVAALDADIAYGGIDQRGIYMLARELLPNYGYDKPVCVFAPLLSGLSGGKMSASEAGSKISLTDDAEAIHEKLQGAYCPAGEVEDNGVLEYVRFLVFPILGQRGEEFVVERPEKFGGDLVYETYDDLEADFVSEELHPLDLKNAAADAIDRVVAPIRERILADPDLLRTAYPDLYD is encoded by the coding sequence ATGGACACGGCCGAGCGGCGGGAGCTGGTCACCCGCTACACCGAGGAGGTCGTCACGGAGGAGGAGTTAGCCGAGGTGCTCTCGCGGGAGGAGCCGCGCGCGTACATCGGGTACGCGCCGACCGGCGAGATGCACATCGGTCACTTCACGACCATCCGGAAGCTGGCCGACTTCCTCCGGGCGGGCGTGGACGTGACGGTGCTCGTCGCGGACCTGCACGCCCACCTCGACGACGAGAAGAGCCCGTTCGACCTGCTCGACGCCCGCGCGGAGTACTACCGGGTCGCCATCGAGGCGATGATCGACGCGGCGGGCGCGGACGGCGAGGAGATCGAGTTCGTGCAGGGCCGAGAGTTCGAACTCGATCGACCGTACACGCTCGACCTCTACCGGATGATCGCGGACACGACCATCAGCCGCGCACAGCGCGCGGGCAGCGAGGTCGTCCGGCAGTCTGACAACCCGAAGCTCGGCGGACTCGTCTACACGCTGATGCAGAGCCTCGACGTGGCGGCGCTCGACGCCGACATCGCCTACGGTGGTATCGACCAGCGCGGCATCTACATGCTCGCCCGCGAGCTGCTCCCGAACTACGGCTACGACAAGCCGGTGTGCGTGTTCGCGCCGCTCCTCTCGGGGCTCTCGGGCGGGAAGATGAGCGCGTCCGAGGCGGGGTCGAAGATCTCGCTCACCGACGACGCCGAGGCGATCCACGAGAAGCTCCAGGGGGCGTACTGCCCCGCGGGCGAGGTCGAGGACAACGGCGTCCTCGAGTACGTCCGGTTCCTCGTCTTCCCCATCCTCGGTCAGCGCGGCGAGGAGTTCGTGGTCGAGCGCCCGGAGAAGTTCGGCGGCGATCTCGTCTACGAGACGTACGACGACCTCGAAGCCGACTTCGTGAGCGAGGAACTGCACCCGCTCGACCTGAAGAACGCCGCCGCCGACGCTATCGACCGCGTCGTCGCGCCGATCCGCGAGCGCATACTCGCGGATCCCGACCTCCTGCGGACGGCGTACCCCGACCTGTACGACTGA
- the moaA gene encoding GTP 3',8-cyclase MoaA yields MLVDGFGREVTGVRISLTDRCNFDCVYCHNEGLGDTRGPMEAGDNEMTTDDVVRFLEVCEEFDVRKVKFTGGEPMLREDLEEIIERTPDSMETSLTTNGTFLPERAEALAAAGLDRVNVSQDALDPKAFREVTKSGSYDRVIEGVLAAVDAGLTPVKLNMVVFEATAGYVPEMVEHVASNDGLQLQLIEYMPELAGRPDWAIDIGRVHDWLAEQADRIEQRDMHDRRRYWIGGGMVEVVDPVGNEDFCANCHRVRVTHEGYLKGCLNRNDDLRPMGEMSREEIREAFVDVVHNRVPYYGEYLVRDDDGEWTINEEYIGAPVSYSD; encoded by the coding sequence ATGCTCGTAGACGGGTTCGGCCGCGAGGTCACCGGCGTTCGAATCTCGCTGACGGACCGGTGTAACTTCGACTGCGTCTACTGTCACAACGAGGGGCTGGGCGACACGCGGGGACCGATGGAGGCCGGGGACAACGAGATGACCACGGACGACGTGGTGCGCTTTCTCGAGGTGTGCGAGGAGTTCGACGTCCGGAAGGTGAAGTTCACCGGCGGGGAACCGATGCTTCGGGAGGACCTGGAGGAGATCATCGAACGGACGCCGGACTCGATGGAGACGTCGCTGACGACGAACGGGACGTTCCTGCCCGAGCGGGCCGAAGCGCTCGCGGCGGCCGGACTCGACCGGGTGAACGTCTCGCAGGACGCGCTCGACCCGAAGGCGTTCCGCGAGGTGACCAAGAGCGGCTCGTACGACCGGGTCATCGAGGGCGTGCTGGCTGCGGTCGACGCGGGGCTGACGCCGGTGAAGCTCAACATGGTCGTCTTCGAGGCGACCGCGGGATACGTCCCCGAGATGGTCGAGCACGTCGCCTCGAACGACGGCCTCCAGCTCCAGCTCATCGAGTACATGCCCGAACTCGCGGGGCGGCCCGACTGGGCCATCGACATCGGCCGCGTGCACGACTGGCTCGCCGAGCAGGCCGACCGGATCGAACAGCGCGACATGCACGACCGGCGGCGCTACTGGATCGGCGGCGGGATGGTCGAGGTGGTGGACCCGGTCGGGAACGAGGACTTCTGCGCGAACTGCCACCGCGTGCGCGTGACGCACGAGGGGTACCTGAAGGGCTGTCTCAACCGCAACGACGACCTGCGTCCGATGGGAGAGATGTCCCGCGAGGAGATCCGAGAGGCGTTCGTCGACGTCGTGCACAACCGGGTGCCGTACTACGGCGAGTACCTCGTCCGGGACGACGACGGCGAGTGGACGATCAACGAGGAGTACATCGGCGCGCCGGTGTCGTACTCCGACTGA
- a CDS encoding 50S ribosomal protein L13, producing the protein MSLAEFDADLVVDARDCILGRVASNVAQRALDGERVAIVNAEHAVITGNEDDVMSVFRKRVDVGSDQGPYYPKRPDRILKRSVRGMLPYKTPRGREAFENVRVYVGDPLEDDAEVLEDTSLDRLSNIKFVSLGEISEQLGANVTW; encoded by the coding sequence ATGAGCCTCGCCGAGTTCGACGCCGACCTCGTCGTCGACGCCCGCGACTGCATCCTCGGGCGCGTGGCGAGCAACGTGGCCCAGCGTGCGCTCGACGGCGAGCGCGTCGCGATCGTGAACGCGGAGCACGCGGTGATCACGGGCAACGAGGACGACGTCATGAGCGTCTTCCGCAAGCGCGTCGACGTCGGGTCCGATCAGGGACCGTACTACCCGAAGCGTCCCGACCGCATCCTCAAGCGCTCGGTCCGCGGGATGCTCCCGTACAAGACGCCCCGCGGTCGCGAGGCGTTCGAGAACGTCCGGGTGTACGTCGGCGATCCGCTGGAGGACGACGCCGAGGTGCTCGAGGACACCTCCCTCGACCGACTATCGAACATCAAATTCGTCTCGCTGGGCGAGATCAGCGAACAGCTGGGGGCGAACGTCACATGGTAA
- a CDS encoding 30S ribosomal protein S13, with the protein MSTEQPEGEGEDDIRYFVRIGQTDLDGTKSVERALIEMNGIGRRTARLVCESAGVDRTATFGRLDDEDIDAVVEAVESYADEVPEWLTNHQRGYFSGETVHEVGNDLSMLRRQDVNRMKMINSYKGVRHKRGQKVRGQRTKSTGRTEGTVGVNVEAIKEEEAE; encoded by the coding sequence ATGAGTACGGAACAACCTGAGGGCGAAGGGGAGGACGACATCCGATACTTCGTCCGCATCGGACAGACGGACCTCGACGGGACCAAGAGCGTCGAGCGTGCGCTCATCGAGATGAACGGCATCGGTCGCCGGACGGCCCGGCTCGTCTGCGAGTCGGCCGGCGTCGACCGCACGGCCACGTTCGGCCGTCTCGACGACGAGGACATCGACGCCGTCGTCGAGGCCGTCGAGAGCTACGCCGACGAGGTACCCGAGTGGCTCACGAACCACCAGCGCGGCTACTTCTCCGGCGAGACGGTGCACGAGGTCGGCAACGACCTCTCGATGCTCCGTCGGCAGGACGTCAATCGCATGAAGATGATCAACTCCTACAAGGGCGTGCGCCACAAGCGCGGCCAGAAGGTCCGCGGTCAGCGCACGAAGTCCACGGGTCGCACCGAGGGCACGGTCGGCGTGAACGTCGAGGCGATCAAGGAGGAGGAGGCCGAGTAA